The following coding sequences are from one Vicia villosa cultivar HV-30 ecotype Madison, WI unplaced genomic scaffold, Vvil1.0 ctg.000556F_1_1, whole genome shotgun sequence window:
- the LOC131629322 gene encoding monocopper oxidase-like protein SKU5, with protein MPSLSSCWFFTTLLCFFLDTAFSGDPFVYFDWTVSYTTLSPLGVKQQVIGINKQFPGPILNVTTNWNVVVNVKNDLDEPLLLTWNGVQHRKDTWQDGVSGTNCPIPAGWNWTYEFQVKDQIGSFFYFPSLNFQRASGGYGGVIINNRAVIPVPFGLPDGDVTIFLSDWYTKSHKDLRKDVENGVDLGVPDGVLINGLGPYRYDDTLVPNGISYQIINVEPGKTYRIRVHNVGISTSLNFRIQNHNLLLVETEGSYTVQQNYTNMDIHVGQSYSFLVTMDQNASTDYYIVASPRFVNSSWAKATGVSILHYSNSQGPASGPLPSLPEQDNPSFSINQARSIRWNVSAGAARPNPQGSFKYGDITVTDVYVILNRPPELINGKWRTTLNGISYLPPSTPLTLAQQFKILGVYKLDFPNRFMNRPSKVDVSLINGTYKGFVEIIFQNNDTTVQTYHLDGYAFFVVGMDFGVWTENSRSTYNKWDGVARCTTQVFPGAWTAILVSLDNAGIWNLRAENLNSWYLGQEVYLQVVNPENDSNENILPDNAIYCGLLSNLQREQSHKFQFSIGSSPLNSNSRMILFMLLFIALIESFVWHV; from the exons ATGCCATCATTATCCTCTTGCTGGTTCTTCACAACACTTCTATGTTTCTTCTTAGATACTGCTTTTTCCGGTGACCCTTTTGTTTACTTTGATTGGACTGTATCCTACACCACACTCTCCCCACTTGGAGTCAAGCAGCag GTAATTGGGATCAATAAGCAATTTCCAGGACCAATTCTAAATGTCACAACAAACTGGAATGTAGTTGTCAACGTGAAGAATGATCTTGATGAACCCTTACTTCTGACATG GAACGGTGTACAGCATAGAAAAGACACCTGGCAAGATGGAGTTTCAGGAACCAATTGTCCAATTCCGGCTGGCTGGAATTGGACATACGAGTTTCAAGTCAAAGATCAGATAGGGAGTTTTTTCTACTTTCCTTCGCTAAATTTCCAGAGAGCTTCTGGTGGATACGGAGGAGTTATCATAAACAATCGAGCAGTTATTCCTGTTCCCTTTGGATTGCCAGATGGTGATGTTACAATATTTCTGAGTGATTGGTACACCAAGAGTCATAAG GATCTCAGGAAGGATGTGGAAAATGGCGTTGATCTTGGAGTTCCTGACGGTGTACTTATCAACGGACTAGGTCCTTATCGCTACGATGACACACTCGTCCCAAATGGCATTTCTTACCAAATAATAAATGTGGAACCTG GGAAAACATACCGCATACGGGTTCACAATGTCGGCATCTCAACGAGCTTGAATTTTAGGATACAGAATCACAACTTGCTTTTAGTGGAGACCGAAGGATCATACACAGTTCAGCAAAACTACACAAACATGGATATTCATGTTGGTCAGTCATATTCATTCTTGGTTACAATGGACCAAAACGCGAGCACTGATTACTATATTGTTGCGAGTCCTCGGTTTGTTAATTCTTCATGGGCTAAAGCTACCGGAGTTTCCATTTTGCACTATTCCAATTCTCAGGGTCCCGCTTCAGGTCCTCTTCCTAGTCTTCCTGAACAAGACAATCCTTCTTTCTCTATCAATCAAGCAAGATCTATAAGGTGGAACGTGTCTGCCGGTGCTGCGCGTCCGAACCCACAAGGTTCCTTCAAATACGGCGACATTACTGTCACAGACGTATATGTTATTCTCAATAGACCTCCTGAGCTTATAAACGGAAAGTGGCGAACTACTCTTAATGGTATATCATATTTACCACCTTCAACACCCTTGACGCTTGCGCAACAATTTAAAATTCTCGGAGTGTACAAGCTTGATTTTCCAAATAGATTCATGAACAGGCCTTCTAAGGTTGATGTTTCACTCATTAATGGAACTTACAAAGGTTTTGTGGAAATAATCTTTCAAAACAATGACACCACAGTCCAGACCTACCATTTAGATGGCTACGCTTTCTTCGTCGTTGG CATGGATTTTGGAGTATGGACTGAAAATAGCAGAAGTACTTACAATAAGTGGGACGGTGTAGCGCGATGTACAACACAG GTCTTTCCTGGGGCATGGACAGCCATTTTAGTATCTCTTGACAACGCTGGCATTTGGAACCTTCGCGCGGAGAATCTCAACTCATGGTATCTGGGCCAAGAAGTCTATCTACAAGTTGTAAACCCGGAGAATGATAGTAACGAGAATATTTTGCCAGATAATGCAATATACTGTGGCCTACTTTCCAACCTTCAAAG GGAGCAGTCGCACAAATTCCAGTTCTCTATAGGATCATCACCTTTAAACAGTAATTCTAGAATGATATTATtcatgttattatttatagctCTAATTGAAAGTTTTGTATGGCATGTGTAG